A genomic stretch from Limnochordia bacterium includes:
- a CDS encoding nucleoside hydrolase yields the protein MAIEVVLDTDIGDNFDDAFSLGLACMSSEIELLGVTTTSFQPESRSILARRVLGLYGVKYVQVSTGNSPRYKDPMHKRNTLPLQLQPLARPIEPMAKPAAQEPIAFLKDILRTHQGITYVANAPLTNLAAFLTKYPHEAGKIKQIVLMGGWCSQALPEWNIQQDPEAAQVILRSNIPIIALGYEVTLHCNLSEKYLDILHASSLPGTRFLMSCYRVWAKETAQMFPPVHDPLTIAYLCEPSLVQLTTLPLNVETETGPGYGVLYRDEQHGYPVYVATDVKRTGYLEFLVRRLTDQDSSTISSDFYLFSPSLHIEVRNALEITYPKDWRLSKTPASKHMLGMITQGEGCMLLGDKEYPLCKGSLLYIPKRCAYAFTAQSKLSMLTVYFEASQIDKSGEQQALDRLLDWSVLTCGHSQEDLIRLMLQRIVEHWKTPEFQSVLKAQGLLIQLLAELSELSLNSKQRGVSHYFQIVSQAKSFLKDNVEANVTLDQLSDHLRINKFHLINIFKQVENTTPMQYYRFLKITRAAALLESGHLPVKQVAYLLGYSSVQSFTRVFKKEMGLSPTDYIKLNQGYENMVEH from the coding sequence GTGGCCATAGAAGTAGTCCTTGATACAGACATTGGGGATAACTTTGACGATGCTTTCTCCCTAGGGTTAGCCTGTATGTCTTCGGAAATTGAGCTGCTAGGGGTTACCACAACCTCCTTCCAGCCTGAAAGCCGGAGCATTCTTGCCCGCAGAGTCCTTGGACTATATGGAGTAAAATATGTGCAAGTGAGTACGGGTAACAGCCCCCGGTACAAAGATCCAATGCACAAAAGAAATACGCTTCCTCTGCAATTGCAGCCCCTAGCTAGGCCCATAGAGCCTATGGCAAAACCTGCGGCTCAGGAGCCTATCGCTTTTCTAAAAGACATTCTCCGTACACACCAAGGCATTACCTATGTGGCCAACGCCCCATTAACGAACCTTGCAGCTTTCTTAACCAAGTATCCCCACGAAGCTGGCAAGATTAAACAAATTGTTCTCATGGGAGGTTGGTGTAGTCAAGCCCTACCGGAGTGGAACATCCAACAGGATCCCGAGGCGGCACAGGTAATCCTCAGATCAAACATTCCGATTATCGCATTGGGATATGAGGTTACGTTGCACTGTAATCTTTCCGAGAAGTACCTGGATATTCTCCATGCATCTAGCCTTCCTGGTACCCGGTTTCTGATGTCTTGTTACCGGGTTTGGGCAAAAGAGACAGCGCAGATGTTCCCGCCGGTACACGATCCTTTGACAATTGCTTATCTATGCGAACCATCCTTGGTACAGCTAACCACCCTCCCGTTGAACGTGGAAACCGAGACCGGACCGGGTTACGGCGTCTTGTACCGAGATGAACAGCATGGCTACCCCGTCTATGTAGCCACCGATGTTAAGCGCACAGGTTACTTAGAATTCCTGGTCAGACGCCTTACAGACCAGGATTCCAGTACCATATCAAGTGATTTTTACTTGTTTTCACCATCTTTGCACATAGAGGTACGAAACGCCCTGGAAATCACCTATCCAAAGGACTGGCGGTTGAGCAAGACTCCAGCATCAAAACACATGCTTGGCATGATCACCCAGGGTGAAGGATGCATGCTGCTTGGGGATAAGGAATACCCTTTGTGTAAAGGAAGCCTGCTTTACATTCCCAAGCGTTGTGCCTACGCTTTCACGGCCCAATCTAAGCTCAGCATGCTCACCGTTTACTTTGAAGCCTCGCAAATAGACAAATCAGGGGAACAGCAAGCCCTAGACCGTCTACTAGATTGGTCGGTTCTTACCTGTGGGCACAGCCAGGAGGACCTGATTCGTCTGATGCTACAAAGAATTGTTGAACATTGGAAGACCCCTGAGTTCCAAAGCGTACTCAAGGCCCAAGGACTCCTCATCCAATTGCTAGCGGAGCTAAGTGAATTAAGTCTAAACAGCAAGCAACGGGGAGTCAGCCACTATTTCCAGATCGTTAGCCAAGCTAAATCCTTCCTCAAGGATAACGTGGAGGCAAATGTGACCCTTGATCAACTCAGCGATCACCTGCGGATTAACAAGTTCCACCTCATTAACATTTTCAAGCAGGTGGAGAATACAACTCCGATGCAGTACTACCGTTTCCTGAAGATTACCCGGGCGGCAGCTTTGCTTGAGTCGGGCCACTTGCCCGTAAAGCAAGTGGCTTACCTGCTTGGTTACTCATCGGTCCAGTCCTTCACCCGGGTTTTCAAGAAGGAAATGGGACTAAGTCCCACAGATTACATCAAGCTAAATCAAGGATACGAAAACATGGTAGAGCACTAA
- a CDS encoding GNAT family N-acetyltransferase: MPGDSNQHLETVEIERAGYERKSTLRNLVELYLYDLSVFEEEESDVNECGLYEYEYLDHYWTEPGREAFLIRVNGKLAGFALVLTTPEHHSMEEFFVMRRYRGRRIGQRAAHQLFDLLPGRWRIAEMRLDTPAQNFWRKVISRYHQVRFVEGIDPTWAGPVQEFSTRD; encoded by the coding sequence GTGCCAGGCGATAGCAATCAACACCTGGAAACTGTAGAAATAGAGAGGGCTGGGTACGAAAGGAAATCTACCTTGCGTAATCTCGTAGAACTCTACCTTTACGACCTGAGTGTCTTTGAAGAAGAGGAAAGTGATGTAAACGAGTGTGGCCTGTATGAGTACGAATACCTTGATCATTACTGGACTGAACCGGGAAGAGAGGCTTTCCTGATTAGAGTAAATGGCAAATTGGCAGGTTTTGCCTTGGTGCTAACTACCCCGGAGCATCATTCCATGGAGGAATTTTTTGTAATGAGAAGATACCGGGGAAGGCGAATTGGTCAAAGGGCTGCCCATCAGTTATTTGATTTGCTGCCCGGCCGCTGGCGTATTGCAGAGATGCGTCTTGATACACCAGCCCAGAATTTCTGGAGAAAGGTAATCTCCAGGTATCATCAGGTGCGGTTCGTGGAAGGGATTGATCCTACATGGGCGGGCCCTGTGCAGGAGTTCTCCACCCGGGATTAG
- a CDS encoding M15 family metallopeptidase — MRKRLCTFILLAVCLSGGGVILFEAYTAATMKHIAEERVHYDTARKLSSSKKSEATGILRLVNEEHPLPPSYKPRLKRLANGLRFDERAINQLNLMLEDARAQGLSPVVCSAYRSFAYQEELFQRQVTKQMSKGLCRQQAEKEARKVVVSPGRSEHNLGLAADIVSLSYQHLDEAQANTPENKWLREHASDYGFILRYPKDKEEITGVVYEPWHFRYVGIDAAKAITERGLCLEEYLESL, encoded by the coding sequence TTGCGAAAACGGCTATGCACATTTATACTGTTGGCGGTTTGCCTAAGTGGGGGAGGAGTTATCCTTTTTGAAGCATACACTGCGGCAACGATGAAACACATCGCTGAGGAAAGAGTACACTATGATACAGCCCGCAAGCTTAGCTCTTCAAAGAAAAGTGAGGCGACGGGGATACTTCGGTTGGTAAACGAGGAGCATCCTCTTCCCCCTAGTTACAAACCCAGATTAAAGCGTCTTGCCAACGGCCTACGGTTTGATGAACGTGCAATTAATCAGCTAAACCTGATGCTCGAAGATGCACGGGCACAAGGTTTATCACCTGTGGTGTGCTCAGCATATAGATCCTTTGCGTACCAGGAAGAGCTATTTCAGCGTCAGGTCACAAAGCAGATGTCCAAAGGCTTGTGCCGGCAACAAGCAGAAAAGGAGGCACGTAAAGTAGTTGTCTCTCCGGGAAGGAGCGAACACAATCTGGGTTTAGCTGCGGACATTGTCTCGTTGAGTTATCAGCATCTTGATGAAGCACAGGCTAATACCCCGGAGAATAAATGGCTGAGGGAGCACGCAAGCGACTATGGTTTCATACTTCGATATCCAAAGGACAAAGAAGAGATCACTGGTGTAGTCTATGAACCTTGGCATTTTAGGTATGTAGGCATAGATGCGGCTAAAGCAATTACGGAAAGAGGCCTATGCCTTGAGGAGTACCTAGAATCCCTCTAG
- a CDS encoding HAMP domain-containing histidine kinase, giving the protein MRLFAKLSICATVIVGLALSLSGYLLISSSYRNAIQRETERALDEYQYSKFAVQAAVITNPENFQEVLRLDYGSQMALFAEDRSLVFSNLSFEIQFEPRYMVSDNTVAYRIEKTASKPHIMVWGRVVQSGKTFYLLVASDISSLSNQKKAMVQSFGRVYFLTLGISLLLVFVLAALLSRPINRLTQVSMEIAGGQYDKRICVSSDDEMGDLSSSFNSMADAIEEKIDELSTSARQKEDFVANFAHELKTPLTSIIGYADMIYQKSLSGQDIKNAASYIIDEGLRLAALSSKLMDLIVLERQDFILEEMRADEVLQNIVESLLPLVTEKAVELQLDTDPAYIKVDYDLFKTCILNLIDNSIKAGSTKITVSGKRYGRRYCIGVADNGRGIPLCEIERITEAFYMVDKSRSRKQHGVGLGLALVSRIAEIHGATLKFTSEEHKGTLVELNLFCEECKTYE; this is encoded by the coding sequence GTGCGGCTGTTTGCGAAACTATCCATCTGTGCCACAGTGATAGTGGGCCTTGCACTATCCCTTTCTGGTTATCTTTTGATTAGTTCTTCTTACAGGAACGCAATCCAACGGGAAACGGAACGGGCGCTAGATGAGTACCAATATAGCAAGTTTGCCGTACAGGCCGCCGTTATCACAAATCCTGAGAACTTTCAAGAAGTGCTTCGCCTTGATTACGGTAGTCAGATGGCTCTCTTTGCCGAAGATAGATCCCTTGTTTTCTCGAATCTTTCCTTTGAGATCCAGTTTGAACCGCGCTACATGGTATCTGACAATACGGTGGCATATCGCATCGAGAAGACCGCGTCAAAGCCACATATCATGGTCTGGGGAAGGGTTGTTCAAAGTGGCAAAACGTTCTATTTATTGGTTGCTTCGGACATAAGTTCGCTCAGCAATCAAAAGAAGGCAATGGTACAAAGTTTTGGACGAGTATACTTTCTTACACTAGGTATCAGTCTGCTGTTGGTATTTGTCTTGGCCGCATTGCTTAGTCGGCCGATCAACAGGTTGACCCAGGTATCCATGGAAATAGCCGGTGGTCAGTATGATAAACGGATCTGTGTTTCTAGTGACGACGAAATGGGTGATCTCTCCAGCAGCTTCAACTCAATGGCAGATGCTATAGAGGAGAAGATCGATGAGCTGTCCACTAGCGCGCGACAGAAGGAGGACTTTGTTGCCAATTTTGCTCATGAACTGAAGACGCCCCTTACCTCGATCATTGGATATGCAGATATGATCTATCAAAAGAGCCTTTCAGGACAGGATATAAAAAACGCCGCTAGCTACATTATTGATGAGGGCTTACGTCTGGCAGCCCTGTCATCAAAACTCATGGATCTGATCGTGCTGGAGCGCCAGGATTTTATCCTGGAGGAGATGCGTGCTGATGAAGTACTACAAAACATTGTTGAATCTCTACTGCCCTTGGTTACAGAAAAGGCAGTAGAACTGCAATTAGACACAGATCCCGCTTATATCAAGGTTGACTATGATTTATTTAAGACATGTATCCTGAACCTCATTGACAACTCCATTAAGGCGGGCAGTACGAAGATCACAGTCTCTGGCAAACGGTACGGCAGACGGTATTGCATTGGAGTTGCAGATAATGGACGCGGGATCCCCTTGTGTGAAATAGAGCGGATCACCGAAGCGTTCTATATGGTGGATAAATCCCGTTCCCGTAAGCAACACGGTGTGGGATTGGGGCTTGCTTTGGTATCTAGAATTGCCGAGATACATGGGGCAACCCTCAAGTTTACCAGTGAGGAGCATAAAGGTACCTTGGTTGAGCTGAATCTGTTTTGTGAGGAGTGTAAGACCTATGAATAA